The Cohnella abietis genome has a segment encoding these proteins:
- a CDS encoding methyl-accepting chemotaxis protein has translation MVVPILVLGGVTYIQITKETTTLLENGLKNSVEMAGEVLTSLNNSVRNGSMTLEEAQESLRVILLGDKQKDGQRTINKAIDLGENGYFFILDEKGTLLAHPKLEGQNIWDKEASDGTYYIQDMVKAAKNGGGFTHYDWPLPESTKEASKVVFANLSPEWGWVIAAGSYEQDYNGVQKSIMKTMVITLGICLLIGSSILTFFALHISRPIIRISEQAQRMADGDLSGEDVIVTSKDEVGLLTASFNSLNNNLKELAGNQLLSANALASSSARLSNIIGETVQAVHQSSQSLSELAINNETQAVSIEETSRAMEEMTDGIGRIASSSTTTFEASAATLEEAEAGNELIMQSSAQMKSVSRTVADLSAVIHQLNERSHQIGEIAVAIRDISSQTNLLALNASIEAARAGEHGKGFAVVASEIRKLAERSDESAAQVTELIEHIVEDITDAGLAMQKGEHEVVAGAASINLTGEAFARILEATRSVVGQAEEASAAAEEMSASAQEISASLQQMESVSSKSSGAANSISAVSEEQLASLEEISASANNLTQMSDNMKQLSNKFKI, from the coding sequence ATGGTTGTTCCTATTCTTGTTTTAGGAGGAGTAACCTACATCCAAATAACGAAAGAGACGACCACTCTGCTAGAGAACGGGCTGAAGAACAGCGTAGAGATGGCCGGTGAGGTATTAACCTCCTTGAACAATTCCGTCCGTAACGGGTCCATGACTTTGGAGGAAGCGCAGGAAAGTTTACGAGTAATTCTTTTGGGTGATAAACAGAAGGATGGACAACGCACAATTAATAAAGCGATCGATTTGGGAGAGAACGGTTATTTCTTCATTCTTGATGAAAAGGGAACCCTATTGGCGCATCCTAAGCTTGAGGGACAGAATATATGGGATAAAGAGGCCTCTGATGGGACTTACTACATACAGGACATGGTGAAAGCTGCGAAAAATGGCGGAGGATTTACGCATTATGACTGGCCTCTCCCGGAATCCACAAAGGAAGCAAGTAAAGTTGTGTTTGCGAATTTATCTCCCGAGTGGGGATGGGTTATTGCAGCGGGTTCTTATGAGCAGGATTATAACGGTGTTCAGAAGAGTATTATGAAAACAATGGTCATTACGCTCGGAATTTGTTTGCTAATAGGAAGCAGCATTCTAACGTTCTTTGCCCTTCATATCTCGCGACCTATTATACGAATTTCAGAGCAAGCGCAACGTATGGCAGATGGAGACTTAAGTGGGGAGGATGTTATTGTCACAAGCAAGGATGAGGTTGGATTGCTTACTGCCTCATTCAACAGCTTGAATAACAATCTCAAGGAGCTCGCTGGTAACCAACTGTTAAGCGCCAATGCTTTGGCATCATCCTCTGCTCGGTTATCGAATATTATCGGAGAGACAGTGCAAGCCGTTCACCAGTCTTCGCAATCTCTTTCTGAGCTTGCTATTAACAATGAAACACAAGCAGTTAGCATTGAGGAAACCTCTAGGGCAATGGAAGAGATGACGGACGGTATAGGGCGCATTGCCTCTTCCTCCACAACGACATTCGAAGCATCAGCGGCGACGTTAGAAGAAGCGGAAGCAGGTAATGAGCTCATTATGCAATCCTCTGCACAGATGAAGTCAGTGAGCCGAACAGTCGCTGATCTCAGTGCAGTCATTCATCAGCTCAACGAACGTTCCCACCAAATAGGTGAGATTGCTGTAGCGATCAGGGATATTTCCTCACAGACGAATCTTCTGGCTCTGAACGCTTCAATAGAAGCAGCCAGAGCGGGAGAGCACGGCAAAGGCTTCGCCGTCGTCGCTAGTGAAATTCGTAAGCTCGCCGAGCGCTCTGATGAATCCGCAGCACAGGTAACTGAGCTGATCGAACATATCGTCGAGGATATTACAGATGCAGGCTTAGCTATGCAGAAGGGTGAGCATGAGGTAGTAGCAGGGGCAGCCTCCATTAATCTAACAGGAGAAGCTTTTGCTCGAATTCTTGAGGCGACTCGTAGTGTCGTAGGTCAAGCTGAGGAAGCATCGGCTGCGGCAGAGGAGATGTCAGCCAGCGCTCAGGAAATTTCAGCGTCATTGCAGCAGATGGAAAGTGTTTCATCGAAATCCTCAGGAGCGGCAAATAGTATATCGGCAGTATCTGAGGAGCAGCTGGCTTCCTTGGAGGAAATCTCAGCGTCGGCCAACAATCTAACCCAAATGTCGGACAATATGAAGCAGCTATCCAATAAATTCAAGATTTAG
- a CDS encoding SWIM zinc finger family protein, with protein sequence MTPNYEIDDDQWNMLVQDVADNFEDVTLNRGFQYFKQAHVLKLTMPSNRSIEAIVEGSENYHVSIDLDFFTTSRCDCPVKGFCKHMFAALLKYADLHNRSIHTLVNAKSVTAPQPSAKPVSHAMSYSKAKKIEASNAAKEAAEIKEQASQMKSMSVHEWHELFERCTARLSQRSQNIQFSQDALKAIYKIKPELPPVLDLFFSLHARLFILSELSKLPQDQSGYMYSYLAYHAHHAASDIQETVEKLIESIIIPAAEPDNASLVAQTIIHLRKKMLVEKNDKHYFLYNYLGAWTLWMSPTLDNEDLCSTELKQLAQEAQELGSTLSSITYSIAQSGMHLYQGHDDVAKSLLNKAQEKNNIPEDSIIFFLVHLSQNEQWERLTNWLIEVAPLFTVRRSPSILVYAGYWDLAAQHLPRAEQQMWETLASMLPHSRAIYEEKLLINEKWERWIDYHLTMNSDPLDFRVAELQPLEKNAPEVLLPFYHQAIEKYVLLKNRDAYKSAVKMLKRLAKLYKKMKQEQRWELFFDSFLSRNSRLRALQEELRKGKLLQ encoded by the coding sequence ATGACACCAAATTATGAAATTGATGATGATCAGTGGAATATGCTCGTTCAAGACGTAGCTGATAATTTCGAAGACGTTACCCTGAATCGGGGTTTTCAATACTTTAAGCAAGCTCATGTTCTAAAGTTAACGATGCCCTCTAACCGTTCTATAGAGGCTATTGTGGAAGGCTCAGAAAATTATCATGTCTCCATTGATTTGGATTTTTTCACGACAAGCCGTTGTGATTGTCCGGTGAAGGGCTTCTGCAAGCATATGTTTGCAGCACTCCTCAAATATGCAGACCTTCATAATCGATCTATTCACACGTTAGTGAACGCCAAATCGGTCACCGCACCCCAACCATCTGCTAAGCCTGTTTCTCATGCGATGAGCTATAGCAAAGCTAAGAAAATTGAAGCAAGTAACGCGGCTAAAGAAGCAGCAGAGATTAAAGAGCAAGCTTCTCAAATGAAAAGTATGAGTGTGCATGAGTGGCATGAATTGTTTGAGCGCTGCACTGCACGTTTAAGTCAACGCTCTCAGAATATACAATTTTCCCAAGACGCTCTAAAAGCCATTTATAAGATTAAACCTGAGCTCCCACCTGTTTTAGATCTCTTTTTCAGTCTACATGCCCGTCTATTCATTCTCTCCGAGCTATCGAAGCTGCCTCAGGATCAGTCTGGATATATGTACTCTTATCTCGCTTATCACGCTCACCATGCAGCTTCCGATATACAGGAAACGGTTGAGAAGCTGATTGAAAGTATCATTATCCCGGCAGCTGAGCCCGATAACGCCTCACTAGTCGCGCAAACTATCATCCATTTACGTAAGAAAATGCTTGTGGAAAAGAATGATAAACATTACTTCTTGTATAACTACTTGGGCGCCTGGACCCTCTGGATGTCCCCCACTTTGGACAATGAGGACCTTTGCTCAACTGAGCTTAAGCAGCTTGCGCAAGAAGCACAGGAGCTCGGATCAACCCTCTCTTCAATTACCTACTCCATTGCCCAAAGCGGAATGCATCTGTATCAAGGTCATGATGATGTCGCAAAAAGCCTGCTTAATAAGGCGCAAGAGAAGAATAATATCCCCGAGGATAGTATCATATTTTTCCTAGTGCACCTTTCGCAGAACGAGCAATGGGAACGCTTGACGAATTGGCTAATAGAAGTTGCTCCTCTGTTCACTGTAAGACGAAGCCCTAGTATTCTAGTTTATGCTGGCTATTGGGATCTGGCCGCCCAACACTTGCCTCGAGCAGAGCAACAAATGTGGGAAACTCTCGCTTCCATGCTTCCTCATTCTCGCGCTATATACGAGGAGAAGCTGTTGATTAATGAAAAGTGGGAGCGCTGGATTGACTACCATCTGACCATGAATAGCGACCCTCTCGATTTCCGGGTAGCTGAGCTACAGCCCTTGGAGAAAAATGCTCCTGAGGTGCTGCTCCCCTTCTACCACCAGGCTATTGAGAAATATGTGCTTCTTAAAAACCGGGATGCCTACAAATCCGCCGTTAAAATGTTAAAAAGATTAGCTAAGCTATACAAAAAAATGAAGCAAGAGCAGCGTTGGGAGCTTTTTTTCGACTCATTCTTAAGCCGTAATAGTCGGCTACGGGCGCTGCAAGAGGAGCTTAGGAAAGGAAAACTGCTGCAATGA
- a CDS encoding cation diffusion facilitator family transporter, producing MENKYDDIKLGEKGAWLSIVAYIILSALKLAIAHSTNSEALMADGLNNSTDIVASLAVLIGLKISRKPADNDHRYGHFRAETVAALIASFIMFAVGLQVLYQAIMKFRTPSLESPDSIAAWTAIFCAVVIYFVYLYNFRLAKKIKSNALMAAAQDNRSDAFVSVGAFIGIIGSQFGLPWLDPLTALLVGGIICKTAWGIFRDSSHALTDGFDDAELQEIQQTINEIPGVEAIIDIKARIHGNNKLVDVTIGVDYQLNVSESHEITENIERIIYEVHHISHVHIHIEPVEAPALPALASKIM from the coding sequence ATGGAAAACAAGTATGATGACATCAAGCTAGGCGAAAAAGGCGCATGGTTAAGTATTGTCGCTTATATCATCTTATCGGCGCTGAAGCTAGCAATTGCGCATTCTACGAATTCCGAAGCACTGATGGCGGACGGATTGAATAACTCGACCGACATTGTCGCCTCACTTGCTGTCTTAATCGGCTTAAAAATTTCGCGAAAACCGGCGGATAACGATCACCGTTACGGTCATTTTCGAGCCGAGACAGTGGCCGCGCTAATTGCCTCGTTTATCATGTTTGCGGTCGGACTTCAAGTTCTCTATCAAGCCATAATGAAGTTTCGCACACCGAGCTTAGAATCACCCGACAGCATTGCGGCTTGGACAGCGATTTTTTGTGCCGTTGTTATCTATTTTGTTTATTTGTACAATTTCCGTTTAGCTAAAAAAATAAAGAGCAACGCCCTTATGGCAGCAGCACAAGACAACCGCTCGGACGCATTTGTAAGTGTTGGTGCCTTTATCGGAATTATCGGCTCTCAATTTGGACTTCCATGGCTGGATCCTCTAACAGCCTTACTTGTGGGAGGTATTATTTGTAAGACAGCTTGGGGCATTTTTCGTGACAGCTCTCATGCGCTTACCGATGGCTTCGATGATGCAGAGCTACAGGAAATTCAGCAAACCATTAACGAAATCCCAGGAGTGGAAGCGATCATCGACATTAAAGCTCGCATCCATGGAAACAACAAGCTAGTCGACGTCACGATTGGAGTGGACTATCAGCTTAACGTAAGCGAAAGCCATGAAATCACCGAAAATATAGAAAGAATAATTTATGAGGTCCATCATATCTCGCACGTTCATATTCACATTGAACCGGTTGAAGCTCCGGCTCTTCCGGCTTTGGCTAGTAAAATCATGTGA
- a CDS encoding cytochrome P450: MTRVYGIPTSRTANFIKFQRDPLGFLVDALPMGDVVSLRTSSLRPTFVVNSPDFVQEILVHQEQHFRKGRSSNVLRRTIGDGLLTSEHSVHKQQKKYLIPVFYKERIQTYAQIVRDETLRLADSLEEGQPVPMHEIMMQLTLGIIARSLFNTELAGDKAELAEAVDVTIRQSAGTIFSPIILPFSVPTPGNVRHKRAIRTLEAMIYETISKAKQDPEAYADTMLGLLLDTKDESGGSLSDQEIRDQMMTMLLAGHETTANALVWAWYCLERTPDALHRMYAELNQIREKEEQSGQQLTAYEHYREMSFTKQIVQETLRLYPPAWAILRESNRALDMLGDHFPNNSSFLISPYAIHRNDKVFGDASSFRPDRFDGGVSQWARFAYFPFGGGSRGCIGSQFALLEAGLIMGTLAEKFEFTSSPGQGEAIPEPLVSLRIKNGRWMVPKRR, from the coding sequence GTGACTCGAGTGTATGGTATTCCAACCTCACGGACAGCCAATTTCATCAAGTTTCAACGGGACCCCCTTGGGTTTCTGGTAGATGCATTGCCAATGGGTGATGTTGTATCGTTGAGGACTAGCTCGTTGCGCCCTACTTTTGTTGTGAATTCACCTGATTTTGTCCAAGAAATTCTTGTGCATCAAGAGCAGCATTTCCGCAAGGGGAGAAGCTCTAACGTTCTGCGCAGAACCATTGGGGACGGTCTTCTAACCTCAGAGCATTCGGTTCATAAGCAGCAGAAGAAATATTTAATACCCGTATTCTATAAGGAACGCATTCAGACTTATGCTCAGATTGTTCGGGATGAAACCTTGCGACTTGCGGATTCTCTTGAGGAGGGGCAGCCTGTTCCGATGCATGAGATTATGATGCAGCTGACGCTGGGAATTATCGCGCGTAGCTTGTTCAACACCGAGCTTGCTGGAGACAAGGCTGAGCTTGCGGAAGCGGTGGATGTGACCATTCGTCAGAGTGCGGGTACTATCTTTTCACCTATTATTTTACCCTTCTCTGTTCCAACGCCAGGTAATGTCAGGCATAAACGGGCTATTCGGACTTTGGAGGCCATGATATATGAGACGATATCGAAGGCAAAACAAGACCCAGAAGCTTATGCGGACACCATGCTGGGGCTATTGCTCGATACGAAGGATGAGTCAGGGGGCTCTCTGAGCGACCAAGAAATTCGTGATCAGATGATGACGATGCTGTTAGCTGGACATGAGACGACGGCCAATGCTCTAGTATGGGCTTGGTACTGTCTGGAGCGTACTCCGGACGCATTGCATCGCATGTATGCGGAGCTGAATCAGATTAGAGAGAAGGAAGAGCAGTCTGGCCAGCAACTGACTGCTTATGAGCATTATCGGGAGATGAGCTTCACTAAGCAGATCGTGCAAGAGACGCTTCGACTGTATCCTCCAGCGTGGGCAATTCTTCGGGAATCAAACCGTGCGTTGGATATGTTGGGGGATCATTTTCCGAACAATAGCAGCTTTCTAATCAGTCCCTATGCAATCCATCGGAATGACAAGGTGTTCGGTGATGCTTCCTCATTCCGCCCAGACCGGTTTGATGGTGGGGTGTCTCAATGGGCTCGATTTGCTTATTTTCCGTTCGGAGGTGGCTCCAGGGGATGCATTGGCTCGCAGTTTGCCTTACTCGAAGCCGGTCTCATTATGGGCACACTTGCTGAAAAATTTGAGTTCACATCCTCTCCCGGACAAGGTGAGGCCATACCAGAGCCCCTAGTATCCCTGCGCATAAAAAATGGTCGGTGGATGGTGCCGAAGCGTAGGTAG
- a CDS encoding LytTR family DNA-binding domain-containing protein, which translates to MLLPMLNTKGDFCLLDAQNIVYLQTNGAGELAIYSYDEKYRVLSKVKDWTLLLQDAGFIRIDRGTVVNTRSIEAFDADLNVIKLRTSNGGLWVPVSRKMNQEVANHFPQK; encoded by the coding sequence ATGCTGTTACCGATGCTGAATACAAAAGGGGACTTCTGTTTGTTGGATGCGCAGAACATTGTTTATTTGCAGACCAACGGGGCAGGGGAACTAGCTATCTATTCCTATGATGAAAAATATAGAGTGTTATCCAAGGTGAAGGATTGGACTTTGCTGCTGCAAGATGCGGGGTTTATCCGGATAGACCGAGGGACAGTTGTGAACACAAGAAGTATTGAGGCCTTTGACGCGGACTTAAATGTGATAAAGCTGAGGACAAGCAACGGGGGACTATGGGTGCCTGTTTCCCGCAAAATGAATCAGGAAGTAGCGAATCATTTTCCACAAAAATAA
- a CDS encoding transglutaminase domain-containing protein, with amino-acid sequence MNIRSILLACAVLLGTSYITAEFKPSIVRAAESSTSQDELQQEIIDALNERLSSLTVTYSAPRATLKQNIRDTLNAAVQSDDYMHYTVKTFGYDATIEDDTANITFQFTYWETLAQTNEVKKIVAKTLDQILTRGMNDHQKVKAIHDWIVTRVAYDTRLIAHSAYDGLVNGKTVCQGYAVLTYEMMNQAGIPVKIVEGTSRGIAHTWNLVQLDGKWYHLDTTWDDPVPDVKGRVDYSYYNLTDAQIEKDHRWERSSLYPKAVTSYDQTLSSLAKKDSSKAAFYNKLYEQLGYLYLTDAYTATSLKSLTDKITAAVSKRQKELVIRYTRGATLMSDMKKAFAAQKGLSGVSYTYENYTRSGTNDKLLRITLKY; translated from the coding sequence GTGAATATAAGATCAATTTTACTCGCATGTGCAGTTCTATTAGGGACTAGCTACATTACAGCAGAATTCAAGCCCTCAATAGTACGAGCAGCAGAAAGCTCGACATCACAGGATGAGCTTCAGCAAGAAATTATAGATGCGCTAAATGAGCGTCTCAGCTCACTTACTGTCACTTATTCCGCACCAAGAGCTACTCTAAAGCAGAATATACGAGACACTTTGAACGCAGCCGTTCAATCAGACGATTATATGCATTATACGGTTAAGACCTTTGGTTACGATGCTACTATAGAGGACGATACAGCAAATATAACTTTCCAGTTTACCTATTGGGAAACCTTAGCTCAGACGAATGAGGTTAAGAAAATAGTTGCCAAAACACTGGATCAAATTTTGACCCGTGGGATGAATGATCATCAGAAGGTTAAAGCCATTCACGACTGGATTGTTACTCGCGTCGCTTATGATACCCGCCTCATCGCGCACTCTGCTTATGATGGTCTTGTTAACGGCAAAACCGTCTGTCAAGGCTACGCTGTCCTGACCTATGAGATGATGAATCAGGCTGGTATTCCGGTGAAAATCGTTGAAGGCACGTCGCGAGGGATTGCTCATACCTGGAACCTAGTCCAGCTAGACGGCAAGTGGTACCATCTTGACACGACTTGGGATGATCCCGTGCCAGATGTTAAAGGTAGAGTGGATTATAGCTATTACAATTTAACGGATGCTCAGATTGAGAAAGACCACAGATGGGAAAGGTCCTCCCTTTATCCTAAAGCTGTAACTTCGTACGATCAGACACTAAGCTCGCTAGCCAAAAAAGATTCGTCCAAGGCAGCCTTCTATAATAAGCTATACGAGCAGTTGGGTTATCTCTATCTCACCGACGCCTATACAGCAACAAGCTTAAAGAGTCTAACAGACAAAATCACCGCAGCGGTAAGCAAACGCCAGAAGGAATTGGTTATTCGATATACAAGAGGGGCCACCCTTATGTCCGACATGAAAAAAGCTTTCGCCGCCCAGAAGGGGCTCTCTGGCGTCAGTTATACGTATGAAAACTATACCCGGTCCGGAACTAACGACAAGCTTCTTCGTATAACTCTTAAATATTAA
- a CDS encoding DEAD/DEAH box helicase — MSMYTESLSIVTIFDGQGNALIHGSYNEHTYASGVALKHALFAWHEASFYGTELETRYIEGLELVLLPAEMVIPFFAEPKSLRHVEWIWTDLAAHLVQIAPLLGALIDDKHYIPSYSAFQSGKLQWTWDEEILESDERALFDELSTEPDFVEALKAAFSASVFHNHYGTEATASDLRREHPLLFSKNHTVATGMDEKEWLVSIGWKADNAPFRPALQLLEPDDEVAAWRLQLVLQNKRDAAGISHVRMNDYGEVFGSWPSEWTTHIRQRSASWLERLRVSLPAGILNTENEDILSGELNDEVAWRFLTADSQRLLESGWQVLLPAWWEAASRKKPRLRAKVSSGEGSRAGGSLFGLDSIIDFNWRIAIGEIDLSEAEFAELVAKNVRLVRFRGEWIQLDPALLAQIRRAMASVDKNQGLSFQDVLQLHLLGSSESIPAEDGSSAEEEAENAERVRLEVELNEHLIKLISQLNQQTEHPKLAVPDGLRAELRPYQQEGYAWLSFLRRFGLGACLADDMGLGKTVQLIAYLLHIKENTPDADPNKRPSLIICPTSVLGNWQKEINRFAPSLKVMLHYGSGRLVGEAFVEEAMNADVVLTSYATCSLDQETLQGLTWTSISLDEAQNIKNAQTKQSTVVRSLPAKHRIALTGTPIENRLAELWSLYDFINPGYLGSSREFNNQFANAIEKEKDGQRTADLQRLIKPFMLRRKKRDPAIQLDLPDKNEMKTYVNLTAEQGALYEQTVNELMEKMQKLEGIERKGAILATLTRLKQLCDHPILLTKEALPEDASAAALALGSVSASGSSSAAAAVSADGTILDTELLISRSSKLERLLAMVKELREEGERCLIFTQYIGMGEMLKLVLEQELQEPVLYLNGSTSKAARDRMIDQFQSAEQPPAADQPNAFILSLKAGGVGLNLTAANHVFHFDRWWNPAVENQATDRAYRIGQTRDVQVHKFISLGTLEERIDEMLESKQQLSENVISSSEGWITELSTDELKDLFTLRRSVIG, encoded by the coding sequence ATGAGTATGTATACGGAATCGCTCAGTATAGTAACCATTTTTGATGGACAAGGAAATGCTTTGATTCACGGCTCTTATAACGAGCACACCTATGCATCCGGAGTAGCGCTTAAGCATGCTCTATTCGCTTGGCACGAGGCTTCCTTCTACGGTACCGAGCTAGAAACCCGTTATATCGAAGGGCTTGAGCTTGTCCTACTGCCCGCCGAGATGGTCATTCCATTTTTCGCTGAGCCTAAGTCTCTAAGACATGTAGAGTGGATTTGGACCGACTTAGCGGCACATTTAGTGCAAATCGCTCCCTTACTAGGTGCATTAATCGATGACAAACATTACATTCCTAGCTATTCTGCTTTCCAATCGGGTAAGCTGCAATGGACTTGGGATGAAGAGATTTTAGAGTCAGATGAACGGGCTTTATTTGATGAATTGAGCACTGAACCTGACTTTGTCGAAGCGTTGAAGGCAGCCTTCTCTGCTTCAGTTTTTCATAATCACTATGGGACTGAGGCGACGGCTTCCGATTTGAGGAGAGAGCATCCCCTGCTTTTCTCTAAAAATCATACCGTTGCTACAGGCATGGACGAGAAGGAATGGTTAGTCTCCATTGGCTGGAAAGCAGACAACGCTCCCTTCCGCCCGGCTTTACAGCTGCTTGAACCCGATGATGAGGTGGCTGCATGGCGTCTTCAGCTTGTCCTGCAAAATAAACGGGACGCTGCCGGAATTTCACATGTTCGGATGAATGATTACGGCGAGGTTTTTGGGTCGTGGCCTAGCGAGTGGACAACACATATTAGGCAGCGCTCTGCCAGTTGGCTGGAGAGACTGCGAGTAAGTCTTCCTGCGGGAATTCTGAATACAGAGAACGAGGATATTCTTTCCGGTGAACTGAATGATGAGGTAGCTTGGCGGTTCTTAACTGCGGACAGCCAGCGCCTGCTGGAATCCGGATGGCAAGTGCTTCTTCCCGCATGGTGGGAAGCTGCTAGTCGGAAGAAGCCTCGGCTTCGTGCTAAGGTTAGCTCCGGTGAAGGAAGCCGAGCTGGCGGCTCGTTGTTCGGGCTTGATTCTATTATCGATTTCAATTGGCGCATTGCTATTGGTGAAATCGATTTGTCTGAAGCTGAATTCGCAGAGCTTGTGGCGAAGAATGTAAGGCTTGTACGCTTCAGGGGAGAATGGATTCAGCTCGACCCTGCTTTGCTCGCTCAAATTCGCAGAGCAATGGCCAGTGTTGATAAAAATCAAGGTCTTTCCTTCCAGGACGTGCTGCAGCTTCACCTTCTTGGAAGTTCAGAGAGCATCCCAGCAGAGGATGGGAGCTCCGCCGAGGAAGAAGCTGAGAATGCTGAGCGTGTTAGGCTCGAAGTCGAGCTGAACGAGCATCTAATCAAGCTAATCAGCCAGCTGAATCAGCAGACGGAGCATCCGAAGCTAGCTGTTCCGGATGGACTCCGAGCGGAGCTCCGGCCTTATCAGCAGGAAGGCTACGCATGGCTTTCCTTCCTGCGCCGGTTTGGTCTCGGTGCTTGCCTTGCAGACGACATGGGGCTTGGCAAAACCGTGCAGTTGATTGCTTACCTGCTGCATATTAAAGAAAACACACCTGATGCTGATCCCAACAAGCGACCTTCGCTCATTATTTGTCCAACCTCTGTTCTGGGTAATTGGCAGAAGGAAATTAACCGGTTTGCTCCTTCTCTGAAGGTTATGCTGCATTACGGAAGCGGTCGCCTTGTAGGAGAAGCGTTTGTTGAGGAAGCGATGAACGCAGATGTTGTGCTTACCTCTTACGCAACTTGCTCTCTTGATCAAGAAACGCTGCAGGGTCTAACCTGGACCTCTATTAGTCTTGATGAGGCACAAAATATTAAAAATGCTCAAACCAAACAATCCACTGTTGTGCGAAGCCTTCCTGCAAAGCATCGCATCGCGCTCACCGGAACGCCTATCGAGAATCGATTGGCGGAGCTTTGGTCTCTATACGATTTTATTAACCCAGGCTATTTGGGAAGCTCTCGCGAATTTAACAATCAGTTCGCTAATGCGATAGAGAAAGAAAAGGATGGGCAGCGTACGGCCGACCTTCAGCGGTTGATTAAGCCTTTCATGCTGCGCCGGAAGAAAAGAGACCCTGCTATCCAGCTTGATTTACCAGATAAGAACGAGATGAAAACCTATGTCAATCTGACTGCAGAGCAAGGCGCGCTCTATGAGCAAACAGTTAATGAACTCATGGAGAAAATGCAGAAGCTTGAGGGCATCGAACGTAAGGGAGCTATCCTTGCTACGCTTACTCGGCTTAAGCAGCTATGTGATCACCCGATACTGCTGACGAAGGAAGCTTTGCCTGAGGATGCTTCTGCAGCGGCTTTGGCATTGGGATCTGTTAGCGCGTCAGGTTCAAGTTCTGCTGCGGCTGCGGTGTCGGCTGATGGTACAATCCTCGATACCGAATTGTTAATTAGCCGATCTTCGAAGCTGGAACGCCTGCTCGCAATGGTTAAAGAGCTTCGAGAAGAGGGCGAGCGCTGCCTTATTTTCACACAGTACATTGGCATGGGGGAAATGCTCAAGCTTGTTCTTGAGCAAGAGCTTCAGGAGCCTGTGCTTTACCTGAACGGAAGCACGTCTAAGGCAGCTCGCGATCGCATGATTGACCAGTTCCAATCAGCCGAGCAACCCCCTGCTGCTGATCAGCCGAACGCGTTTATTCTCTCACTTAAAGCAGGCGGTGTCGGCCTAAACCTGACCGCGGCAAACCACGTATTTCACTTCGACCGTTGGTGGAATCCGGCCGTCGAGAACCAAGCAACAGACCGCGCCTACCGCATAGGCCAGACTCGTGATGTTCAAGTACACAAGTTTATCTCCCTCGGCACACTGGAGGAGCGCATCGATGAGATGCTCGAAAGCAAGCAGCAGCTTAGCGAGAACGTCATCTCCTCCTCCGAAGGCTGGATAACCGAGCTTTCCACGGACGAGCTGAAGGACCTCTTTACCCTACGCCGGAGCGTGATTGGGTAA
- a CDS encoding helix-turn-helix domain-containing protein, protein MEINILKLVGKRIRSLRKERDMSQELLGEKGGFHYSYIGQIERGEKNISLLNLAKISAALDVSIAQLFTYLDEEEKRTESESDLQEILTTLRNQMPDQVKMVRNVVREILGEHDKYSTDSSR, encoded by the coding sequence ATGGAAATCAATATTCTTAAGCTCGTGGGGAAACGTATTCGAAGCCTCAGGAAAGAACGTGACATGTCGCAGGAGCTGCTGGGGGAGAAGGGTGGCTTTCATTATTCCTATATTGGACAGATTGAAAGAGGAGAGAAAAATATCTCCCTCCTTAATCTCGCTAAGATCTCCGCCGCATTAGACGTGAGTATAGCACAATTGTTTACCTATCTTGATGAAGAAGAGAAGCGTACAGAGTCCGAATCTGATTTGCAGGAAATTCTAACAACCTTGAGAAACCAGATGCCTGATCAGGTAAAAATGGTGCGGAATGTCGTGCGGGAGATATTAGGAGAGCACGATAAATATTCGACTGACAGCTCACGCTAG